The genomic region GCATTCGGGAAAATATCGTACCAGCGATATGGCTCTCCGTCATAACTAAAATCGCAGGGCAGAGGCCGCGGCTGCAGGCCGAGGCTCTCCGCGATCAGCATCGCCCGTGGCAGATGCGCGGCGCTGGTCAGCAGGCCGGGCTTTTGCAGCTTATATTTTTGCAAATATTTTTTGGCGTTCTCCAGATTTTCCTGCGTGTTGCGGCTTTGATCTTCTTGAATAATCTTAGCCGGCGGCACCTGCCAGTCCGCCAGCGCCGCCGCCAGCACCGCGCTTTCTTTGACGCCGTCCCCCAGCGGATCGCCGCCGCAGACAATGAGCGGCACGGGTTTCTGACGGTAAATCCTGTAGGCCGCGTGAAGCCGTTGCAGCGAAGCGTCGCTCAGCTCGCCGCGGGGAGAAACGCCGCCACCCAGCACGATCAGCGCGTCGATCTGCGGCTCCGGCGCGCGCGGATATTTGGTCTCCAGCGGCACAATGATCCTGTCGCGGCCAGGCTTGACCGAGAGAAAATAAATCGCCGCGCAGGAAAGGATCAGCAAAAAAACGCAGGCGCGCCGCTTATTGCTGAGCGCCGCAGCCAAACCTAAAAGCAGCAGCAGCAAGAACAATCCGGGGGAAAGCAGCGACCAGGTGAAAATTTTGCCGAGGATGAACATGGCCTTATGTTATACCATTCGGTAAAAGCTGACAAAAGAATGCACGAAATTTACCGTTACGATCGTGTTCTTGCTAAACATTGCTTCATTATTTTTTATTGTTTAGTTTTATTATCGTCACACCACTTTTGATACTCTTTATTAAGGCCGATATATTCATCCAGTAACTGTTTTTCTTTAATCCAGAGCTGTCCCCAAAAAACTCGCCTTAGATATTCCTTTTTATCATCATCCAATTTGCTTTTATATATGGCAGCGTGGTCTATATCGTGAAATATCTTGCTGTCAATAATTTTTATTTGCAGTTCATAACACATATGCGCGCTGGGGCCCGGCATGGTGGGATGCGAAAGTCTTAGTATATATTTCACATCTCGATAAGGCCTGTCTTTTTTGTTTTCAAAATAAAGATTTTCCTCCTCCAAAACAAGGTCTCTAGGAATAGTCGCTTTAATTAAATTCATCACATTTTCAATAGAAAAATAATCCTCGACAGCAATACAAGCGCCGGTAATGTCTGTAAGATCAGAAAGTAATATTTTCCGTTTATATCTTTCCTCATAGTCTTCCATTTTCTCTATAATGCTATCCACACTTTTAATCCGCGGCAAAAATAACTGCGGAGGAACATTAGGATTGAGTGGATGATGCTGGGACAGCCAAAAAACACGGCTTAAAACAGCTAACTCTGCCTGGCTCAAGTATCTGGACAAAGTTGACGAAAGTTCATTCAGTTGCCTAATTGCCGCAACGGTACTTTGAAATTTTTGAAATTTTAGACCGAGACCACGATAGCCGACAACATATTTGATTTCTTTTTCTTTCAATATGTTTTTTACTTCATCGGAAGGAGATTCCATCAAGGGCAGCCAGAAAAAATCCTTCGCTCGTTCTTGCAGTTCACGCAATACCCAATTAAGCGGTTGAATGTGTTTGTACACCAAGTTGTCTTTATTAATAAAATAACACATAAATAGACTATTCGGGTCTTTTGCCGCTTCTTTTATATCTGCAATTGACATGTTGTATATATAAGTACGCAGAGCACCGTCAGCTCTCCGATCGTTTATAAATTGTTCCTTATTATTTTGATAATCGCCAGGTTTTAAAAGCGGTCCATAATGACTATCACAGTCACGACTCTGTACTTTAGCGCATCTGCCGTGGTATTCACTGCCGTGATCTGTATACAATCTTTCAGCCACAGGGATTTGAGTTATACGATCACATATATAGCGGGCATATTGATGGCCGTGTAGTTTTTTAGCGAATTCGGTTTTAGCCCGTAAAACCTGCGTAAATGCTAAACGAGCTTCATCCAGATGGGGATACCGATGTTGTTCTAACCCGATCATTATATAATCCAATTGGTGGGGGGGGGCCATTCCCTCTCCAAACGCTTTTAAAACCATTGCTAACCTCGCTGTTACTTTATAATTATTATAATTATGCCATCATATTATGTATATATATCGTAACTATCCGCCAAAAGTTGCAGCCAGCATAATTTTATGATACCCTATGGGGGTATATAGCAAGGAGCTTTTATGAAAATCATTTTAAACATCGGTGGCATGTCCTGCGCGGCCTGCGCCAGAGCGGTCGAAACAACCGTCGCCAGACTGGAGGGCGTGCAAAGCGCCGCCGTCAATCTGGCCACGGAAAAAGCCGTGATCGTCTACGACCCGCAGCAGATCGCTCCAGCCAGGATACAGGCCGCCATCGAAAAATTGGGCTATCAAGTGCTGGCCAAACCGCCGGAAAAAGGCGAAGCCAGCCGCGCGCTACGGCGTAAATTTTTCCTCGCCGCGGTCTTCACGCTACCGCTGCTCTATCTGGCGATGGGGCCGATGCTTTTCCCCAATATTTATCTGCCCGAAATTATTCACCCGCAGCGGCATGCTCTGCGCTACGCTCTGGCGCAGCTGGTTTTGGTACTGCCGATCATTCTGGTCGGCTATAAATTTTACACCAGCGGTCTGCGCGCCCTGTGCCAATTCCGCCCCAATATGGACTCGCTGATCGCGGTCGGCACCGCGGCGGCTCTAGCCTATAGTATATACAATGCATATACATTGTCATACGGCAGCCCGCACGCCGCTCACGCGCTGTATTTTGAAACAGCCGGCGTCATTATCACACTGGTCTTGCTAGGCAAAACTCTGGAAGCCGCCGCCAAAGCCCAGGCCTCCAGCGCCATACAAAAACTGTTGAAACTCGCGCCGCCGACCGCGCTGGTCGTGCGCGGTAAACAGGAAAGCGAGATCCCCGTCAGCGCGGTACAGATCGGCGACATAATTATAGTCAAGCCCGGCGCCAGAATACCCGTTGACGGAGAAGTGACCGACGGCCGCTCCGCTGTCGACGAATCCCTGCTGACCGGCGAGAGTCTGCCGGTGGAGAAAAAAACCGGCGGCGCGGTTTACGCCGGCACGCTGAATACGACCGGCCTGCTGGAATTCCGCGCGGGGAAAATCGGCGAGACCACCGTGCTGGCGCAGATCATCAAGCTGGTCGAAAACGCTCAAAACTCCAAAGCGCCGATCGCCAGTCT from Candidatus Margulisiibacteriota bacterium harbors:
- a CDS encoding YdcF family protein gives rise to the protein MFILGKIFTWSLLSPGLFLLLLLLGLAAALSNKRRACVFLLILSCAAIYFLSVKPGRDRIIVPLETKYPRAPEPQIDALIVLGGGVSPRGELSDASLQRLHAAYRIYRQKPVPLIVCGGDPLGDGVKESAVLAAALADWQVPPAKIIQEDQSRNTQENLENAKKYLQKYKLQKPGLLTSAAHLPRAMLIAESLGLQPRPLPCDFSYDGEPYRWYDIFPNADCLKDSFAGLKEYAGIFYYRVLQKMRLIIES